A portion of the Bifidobacterium bifidum ATCC 29521 = JCM 1255 = DSM 20456 genome contains these proteins:
- the thrS gene encoding threonine--tRNA ligase, with protein sequence MALSSISITVNGEAKEVEATTTGVELFADDKDIIAVRLNGELRDLCTPLSDGDAVEPVAIDSEDGLGIMRHSATHVMAQAVQELFPNVKLGVGPIIKDGFYYDFQVDEPFTPDDLKAIEKHMQRIVKSAQSFRRRVVTEEEALKEETDQPFKIELIEDKEAHLDPSTATEVSGKELSFYDNVDRDGNTVWKDLCRGPHLPNTRFIKAFKIERSAAAYWRGSEKNPTMQRIYGTAWATKEDLKAYQTRLEEAAKRDHRKLGAEMDLFSFPEEIGPGLAVFHPKGAAVINAMEDYSREMHRKHHYSFVQTPHITKGGLYETSGHLHWYKDGMYPPMHLDEEYDADGNITKPGADYYLKPMNCPMHNLIFKSRQRSYRELPLRLFEFGTVYRYEKSGEVHGLTRVRGLTQDDSHIYCTREQMKDELTSLLTFVLNLLKDFGLSDFYLELSTKDPDKYVGSDEIWEEATRTLREVAEASHLDLVADPGGAAFYGPKISVQARDAIGRTWQVSTIQLDFNLPERFQLEYIAKDGTHQRPVMIHRALFGSIERFFAVLLEHYAGAFPAWLAPVQVLGVPVADEFAPHLAGFVKSLEDEMVRCEIDYSDDRFGKKIRNASKSKVPFILIVGEEDMNNNAVSFRFRDGSQLNGVPVDEAREKILAVIKKRAQVNSADDFAAALA encoded by the coding sequence ATGGCGCTAAGCTCCATCTCCATCACAGTCAACGGCGAAGCGAAGGAGGTGGAAGCAACCACCACCGGCGTCGAGCTCTTCGCGGACGACAAGGACATCATTGCCGTCCGCCTCAACGGCGAACTGCGCGACCTGTGCACGCCGCTCAGCGACGGCGACGCGGTCGAACCCGTCGCGATCGATTCCGAAGACGGCCTCGGCATCATGCGCCACTCCGCCACGCATGTCATGGCCCAGGCGGTCCAGGAGCTGTTCCCGAACGTGAAGCTGGGCGTCGGCCCGATCATCAAGGACGGCTTCTACTACGACTTCCAGGTCGACGAACCCTTCACCCCGGACGACCTGAAGGCGATCGAAAAGCACATGCAGCGCATCGTCAAGTCCGCCCAGTCCTTCCGCCGCCGTGTGGTCACCGAGGAGGAGGCCCTCAAGGAGGAGACCGACCAGCCATTCAAGATCGAGCTGATCGAGGACAAGGAAGCGCACCTCGACCCGTCCACCGCCACCGAGGTCTCCGGCAAGGAGCTGAGCTTCTACGACAACGTCGACCGTGACGGCAACACCGTCTGGAAGGACCTGTGCCGCGGACCGCACCTGCCGAACACCCGCTTCATCAAGGCGTTCAAGATCGAGCGTTCCGCCGCCGCCTACTGGCGCGGATCCGAGAAGAACCCCACCATGCAGCGCATCTACGGCACCGCGTGGGCCACCAAGGAAGACCTCAAGGCCTACCAGACCCGCCTGGAGGAGGCTGCCAAGCGCGACCACCGCAAGCTCGGCGCCGAGATGGACCTGTTCTCCTTCCCGGAGGAGATCGGACCCGGTCTGGCCGTGTTCCACCCCAAGGGCGCCGCGGTGATCAACGCGATGGAGGACTACTCGCGTGAGATGCACCGTAAGCACCACTACAGCTTCGTGCAGACCCCGCACATCACCAAGGGCGGCCTGTACGAGACCTCCGGCCACCTGCACTGGTACAAGGACGGCATGTACCCGCCGATGCACCTGGACGAGGAGTACGACGCCGACGGCAACATCACCAAGCCGGGCGCCGACTACTACCTGAAGCCCATGAACTGCCCGATGCACAATCTGATCTTCAAGTCGCGCCAGCGCTCCTACCGCGAGCTGCCGCTGCGTCTGTTCGAGTTCGGCACCGTGTACCGTTACGAGAAGTCCGGCGAGGTCCACGGCCTGACCCGCGTGCGCGGTCTGACTCAGGACGACTCCCACATCTACTGCACCCGCGAGCAGATGAAGGACGAGCTGACCAGCCTGCTGACCTTCGTGCTGAACCTGCTCAAGGACTTCGGCCTGTCTGACTTCTACCTTGAGCTGTCCACCAAGGATCCGGACAAGTACGTCGGTTCCGACGAGATCTGGGAAGAGGCCACCCGCACGCTGCGCGAGGTCGCCGAGGCATCCCACCTCGACCTCGTGGCCGACCCGGGCGGCGCCGCGTTCTACGGCCCGAAGATCTCCGTGCAGGCCCGCGACGCGATCGGCCGTACCTGGCAGGTCTCGACCATCCAGCTCGATTTCAACCTGCCCGAGCGTTTCCAGCTCGAATACATCGCGAAGGACGGCACCCACCAGCGTCCGGTGATGATTCATCGTGCCCTGTTCGGCTCCATCGAACGCTTCTTCGCCGTGCTGCTGGAGCACTATGCCGGTGCGTTCCCGGCATGGCTCGCCCCCGTGCAGGTGCTCGGCGTGCCGGTGGCCGACGAGTTCGCGCCGCATCTGGCCGGTTTTGTCAAGTCGCTGGAGGACGAGATGGTCCGCTGCGAGATCGACTACTCCGACGACCGCTTCGGGAAGAAGATCCGCAACGCCTCCAAGTCCAAGGTGCCGTTCATCCTCATCGTCGGCGAAGAGGATATGAACAACAACGCGGTGAGCTTCCGCTTCCGCGATGGCAGCCAGCTCAACGGCGTGCCGGTGGACGAGGCGCGCGAGAAGATTCTCGCCGTCATCAAGAAGCGCGCGCAGGTCAACTCCGCGGACGACTTCGCCGCCGCATTGGCATAA
- a CDS encoding dicarboxylate/amino acid:cation symporter has protein sequence MSDTAWNWVALGATVVLFAGLAYLSIRKKAGFSVRVLIATVLGIVVGIAFKGHTDYVAAFGSVWSNAIAAIVVPLLLFSVIAAITNLGESLKLRNIGIKTVVFLLINTFTAALITLGLALLFRVGEGFKFTLPTDYQQREVPAVLDTIVALFPTNLVQNWYSNQVVPVVIFAILVAVAYNSAAKTAKGAAAVKPFKAFVDAGNVVLSKATQIVVGFTPYAVLALIAAAVSNSDVAALLPLVTVLVVAYVAMILQLFIVQPLILSVTTRLSPIPFFKAYWPTGVVAFTSESSIGTIPVTVRNLRSNGVPGDIASFVASLGANLGMPGCAGVWPVLLAVFAVNAQGISYSPAQFLFLVVLALLVSIGTVGVPGTATITATSLFAAAGLPIPFIAISQPISQIVDMGRTALNVAGAANTAVIVAATEKDLDKDLYYGRKEFEDEDASEDEDAVAAAQPEAKAPVEAPAAGKPSGLGAVKGASSANLLNFSPASALEGTGEEQCGIKPSRKKD, from the coding sequence ATGTCCGATACGGCATGGAATTGGGTGGCGCTGGGTGCCACTGTTGTGCTGTTTGCGGGTTTGGCTTATCTGAGTATCAGGAAGAAAGCGGGATTCAGCGTCCGCGTGCTGATCGCGACCGTACTGGGCATTGTGGTCGGTATCGCGTTCAAGGGACATACCGACTATGTGGCGGCGTTCGGCAGCGTATGGTCGAACGCGATCGCGGCTATTGTGGTGCCGTTGCTGCTGTTCAGCGTGATCGCGGCGATCACCAATCTGGGAGAATCGCTCAAGCTGAGGAACATCGGTATCAAGACCGTGGTGTTCCTGCTCATCAATACGTTTACCGCCGCGCTGATCACGCTGGGATTGGCCCTGCTGTTCCGCGTGGGCGAGGGCTTCAAGTTCACGCTGCCCACCGACTACCAGCAGCGCGAGGTGCCCGCTGTGCTCGACACGATTGTGGCGCTGTTCCCGACGAACCTCGTCCAGAACTGGTATTCCAATCAGGTCGTGCCCGTGGTGATCTTCGCGATCCTCGTGGCCGTCGCCTACAACTCCGCCGCCAAGACCGCCAAGGGCGCCGCGGCCGTCAAACCGTTCAAGGCGTTCGTGGATGCCGGCAACGTAGTGCTGTCCAAGGCCACGCAGATCGTTGTCGGATTCACTCCGTACGCGGTGCTCGCGCTGATCGCCGCCGCTGTGAGCAACAGTGATGTGGCGGCACTGCTACCGCTGGTCACCGTGCTCGTGGTCGCGTACGTCGCGATGATCCTGCAGCTGTTCATCGTGCAGCCGCTCATCCTGTCCGTCACGACGCGCCTGAGCCCGATTCCGTTCTTCAAGGCATACTGGCCCACCGGCGTGGTGGCGTTCACCTCCGAAAGCAGCATCGGCACGATTCCCGTGACCGTGCGCAACCTGCGCTCCAACGGCGTGCCCGGCGATATCGCGTCCTTCGTTGCCAGTCTTGGCGCGAACCTCGGCATGCCTGGATGCGCCGGCGTGTGGCCCGTGCTGCTCGCTGTGTTCGCAGTGAACGCCCAGGGAATTTCGTACTCGCCCGCCCAGTTCCTGTTCCTGGTGGTGCTCGCCCTGCTTGTGTCCATCGGCACAGTGGGCGTGCCCGGCACCGCGACGATCACCGCGACCTCGCTGTTCGCGGCGGCCGGTCTGCCGATCCCGTTCATCGCGATCAGCCAGCCGATCTCGCAGATCGTCGATATGGGCCGCACCGCTCTCAACGTGGCCGGTGCCGCCAACACGGCGGTGATCGTGGCCGCCACCGAGAAGGACCTCGACAAGGACCTCTACTATGGACGCAAGGAGTTCGAGGATGAGGACGCCAGCGAGGACGAGGACGCCGTCGCGGCCGCGCAACCGGAAGCCAAGGCACCCGTCGAAGCGCCGGCGGCAGGCAAGCCCTCCGGTCTCGGTGCCGTGAAGGGCGCCTCCTCCGCCAACCTGCTGAACTTCTCTCCAGCCTCCGCGCTGGAGGGCACCGGTGAGGAACAATGCGGCATCAAGCCTTCCAGAAAGAAGGACTGA
- a CDS encoding PAC2 family protein produces the protein MSEEAKAHEPVMIAAFEGWNDACQAATNVIRHLVSRYDSREIRHIRCDGYYDYQVARPMLCKVTGRRRILWPQTTFYAIDVAPSTTLYAQIAPEPNYRWNDYCRQSMRIAEELDVRHIVTMGAMFADCPHTRALPLDISDQQCQCDMDREYSGPVGIPTVLDCMACEEGFSTTSMWVSVPQYLGSDECAQATMQMLAALSDRIGVELDPGDLAGKAEQWKAQASVLTRCNDDLAQYVKHLEHDYDMQEKADQVARFGAPAAEQLVREAEAFLRSRGK, from the coding sequence ATGAGTGAAGAAGCGAAAGCGCATGAACCGGTGATGATCGCCGCATTCGAAGGCTGGAACGACGCATGCCAGGCAGCCACCAACGTCATCCGGCATCTCGTGTCGCGCTACGATTCACGCGAGATCCGCCACATCCGCTGCGATGGGTACTACGACTACCAGGTCGCGCGCCCGATGCTGTGCAAGGTGACGGGCCGACGCCGGATCCTATGGCCGCAGACGACGTTCTACGCCATCGACGTGGCGCCCTCGACGACCCTGTATGCGCAGATCGCGCCCGAGCCCAACTACCGTTGGAACGACTACTGCCGTCAAAGCATGCGCATCGCCGAGGAGCTTGACGTCCGCCATATCGTGACCATGGGCGCCATGTTCGCCGACTGCCCGCACACGCGCGCGCTGCCGCTCGACATCAGCGACCAGCAGTGTCAGTGCGACATGGACCGGGAATACAGCGGCCCTGTCGGCATCCCGACCGTGCTGGATTGCATGGCATGCGAGGAGGGATTCTCGACCACGTCGATGTGGGTGTCCGTCCCGCAATACCTCGGCAGCGACGAATGCGCGCAGGCCACCATGCAGATGCTCGCGGCATTGTCCGACCGCATCGGCGTCGAGCTGGATCCGGGCGACCTCGCCGGCAAGGCCGAACAGTGGAAGGCGCAGGCTTCGGTGCTGACGCGCTGCAACGACGACCTCGCCCAATACGTGAAACACCTTGAGCATGATTACGACATGCAGGAGAAAGCCGATCAGGTGGCGCGCTTCGGCGCTCCGGCCGCGGAACAGCTGGTGCGCGAGGCGGAGGCCTTCCTGCGCAGTCGCGGCAAGTGA
- the uppP gene encoding undecaprenyl-diphosphatase UppP produces MNFFQAIILGIVQALTEYLPVSSSAHIRIIGDLMLGADPGAAFTAIIQIGTELAVILYFRRDIINILSHWFGCLFGKNGPDWRARMGRGDKYATLGWNVIVGSIPIIILGFTLQNIIETSLRNLWITVTVLFLFGLLLWIVDARSRQIKTMDDMNYRDAFLFGLGQSMALIPGVSRSGGTITVGRALGYTRESAVRLSFLMAIPAVFGSGLLEAVKAVKNAGTDRMFPGWIPTIIAMIISFLLGYIVIIGFLKFVSTFSYKAFSIYRIGLSVIVALLLLFGALKPYEPVKAASAASVVNPVSIVTVEQSAAAVR; encoded by the coding sequence ATGAATTTCTTCCAAGCGATTATTCTGGGAATCGTGCAGGCGCTCACCGAGTATCTTCCGGTGTCGTCCAGCGCGCATATCCGCATCATCGGAGATCTGATGCTGGGCGCGGATCCCGGCGCGGCATTCACCGCCATCATCCAGATCGGCACCGAGCTCGCGGTGATCCTGTATTTCCGTCGTGACATCATCAACATCCTGTCGCACTGGTTCGGATGCCTGTTCGGCAAGAACGGCCCGGACTGGCGTGCGCGCATGGGTCGCGGCGACAAGTACGCGACGCTCGGATGGAACGTCATCGTCGGCTCGATTCCGATCATCATCCTCGGCTTCACGCTGCAGAACATCATCGAGACGTCGCTGCGCAACCTGTGGATCACCGTTACCGTGCTGTTCCTGTTCGGTCTGCTGCTGTGGATCGTGGACGCCCGCTCCCGGCAGATCAAGACCATGGACGACATGAACTATCGCGACGCCTTCCTGTTCGGCCTCGGCCAGTCGATGGCGCTCATCCCCGGCGTGTCCCGCTCCGGCGGCACCATCACCGTCGGCCGTGCGCTGGGATACACGCGCGAATCGGCCGTGCGCCTGAGCTTCCTCATGGCCATCCCCGCGGTGTTCGGCTCCGGCCTGCTCGAAGCGGTCAAGGCCGTGAAGAACGCCGGGACCGATCGCATGTTCCCCGGCTGGATTCCGACCATCATCGCGATGATCATCAGCTTCCTGCTCGGCTACATCGTCATCATCGGGTTCCTGAAGTTCGTCTCCACGTTCTCGTACAAGGCGTTCTCCATCTATCGCATCGGCCTGTCGGTGATCGTCGCGCTGCTGCTGCTGTTCGGCGCCCTGAAGCCGTATGAGCCGGTGAAGGCCGCCAGCGCGGCCAGCGTCGTCAATCCGGTCAGCATCGTCACCGTGGAGCAATCCGCAGCCGCGGTCAGATGA
- a CDS encoding fructosamine kinase family protein has translation MARYRKSRMWAPQGFFECEGRGLQWLGEAQAQGGPRVVDVYEWGKDFLDIERVSPCSPTAKAAHDFGAALARMHDAGTDHFGSAPAGYDGTCYFGPLQDPVPMATGAWDDPITYFAQGRLVPMVELGMRRGELTQADMDLTNRVIDAMPDLLGRAAQDKPARVHGDLWSGNVMWADDRGSCEAVLIDPAAHGGHREEDLAMLHLFGMSYLTEIMDGYQSVHPLKAGWQERTTLWQLYPIAGHCVFFGGGYISEYRSMCRSLLK, from the coding sequence ATGGCACGATACCGCAAGTCAAGGATGTGGGCGCCGCAGGGCTTTTTCGAGTGCGAGGGCCGCGGCCTGCAATGGCTCGGCGAGGCGCAGGCGCAGGGCGGACCCCGCGTGGTGGACGTCTACGAATGGGGCAAGGATTTTCTCGACATCGAACGCGTATCCCCCTGCTCCCCCACGGCCAAGGCGGCCCACGATTTCGGCGCGGCCCTGGCGCGGATGCATGACGCGGGGACGGACCACTTCGGCTCGGCTCCGGCCGGATATGACGGCACCTGCTATTTCGGGCCGCTGCAGGATCCGGTGCCGATGGCGACCGGCGCGTGGGATGACCCGATCACCTATTTCGCGCAGGGGCGGCTGGTCCCGATGGTCGAACTGGGCATGCGTCGCGGAGAGCTGACCCAGGCCGACATGGACCTGACGAACCGCGTCATCGACGCGATGCCCGACCTTCTGGGGCGTGCGGCGCAGGACAAGCCGGCACGAGTGCACGGTGACCTGTGGAGCGGCAACGTGATGTGGGCCGACGACCGAGGCTCGTGCGAGGCCGTGCTGATCGACCCGGCCGCACACGGCGGTCATCGCGAGGAGGATCTCGCGATGCTGCACCTGTTCGGCATGAGCTATCTGACCGAGATCATGGACGGTTACCAGAGCGTGCATCCGCTGAAGGCCGGATGGCAGGAGCGCACGACGCTGTGGCAACTGTATCCGATCGCCGGGCACTGCGTGTTCTTCGGCGGCGGGTACATCAGCGAATACCGTTCCATGTGCCGCTCGCTGCTCAAGTAG
- the dnaJ gene encoding molecular chaperone DnaJ, protein MADYYEVLGVDKSASDDEIKKAYRKMSRKYHPDIAGPEYEDKFKEVNNAYAVLSDPDKRRMYDSGVDPNDPNAGGFGGASGFGMGDMSDIFGQFFGGAFSGGSQGPVPRTQPGRDALASATIDLKTAVFGGTTHIKINTFGLCQQCGGSGTANGSQPTTCPDCHGQGFRQKVVRTMLGQMMTSAPCERCEGHGTVISDPCPSCMGHGRVRTSREVGISVPAGIADESRIRLAHQGEVGEGGGAAGDLYVDVRIKADKRFTRSGDDLHCWIQVPMSWAALGHDMEIDTFDGKQKVTVPAGCQPEETIVLKNLGVTKLRQSGERGDLVAHVNVHIPTKLTDSERSLIEQFAASHDASASHVAQSSRPATGSQRKGFFSKLKDALS, encoded by the coding sequence GTGGCAGATTACTACGAGGTGCTGGGCGTCGACAAGTCGGCCAGCGACGATGAGATCAAAAAAGCGTATCGCAAGATGAGCCGCAAGTATCATCCCGATATCGCCGGCCCCGAATACGAAGACAAGTTCAAGGAAGTGAACAACGCCTACGCGGTGCTCTCCGACCCCGACAAGCGCCGCATGTACGATTCCGGCGTGGACCCCAACGACCCCAATGCGGGCGGATTCGGCGGCGCATCGGGATTCGGCATGGGTGACATGTCCGACATCTTCGGCCAGTTCTTCGGAGGAGCGTTCAGCGGCGGCTCGCAGGGCCCCGTTCCCCGCACCCAGCCGGGTCGCGACGCGCTGGCGAGCGCCACCATCGATCTTAAGACGGCGGTCTTCGGCGGCACCACGCACATCAAGATCAATACTTTCGGTCTGTGCCAGCAGTGCGGGGGCTCGGGCACCGCCAACGGTTCTCAGCCCACCACCTGCCCGGACTGCCACGGCCAGGGGTTCCGGCAGAAGGTCGTGCGCACGATGCTCGGCCAGATGATGACCTCCGCGCCCTGCGAGCGGTGCGAGGGGCACGGAACGGTGATCTCCGACCCCTGCCCGTCCTGCATGGGGCACGGCCGCGTCCGGACATCGCGCGAGGTGGGGATCTCGGTTCCCGCTGGCATCGCGGACGAATCGCGCATACGCCTCGCCCATCAGGGCGAGGTCGGTGAAGGCGGCGGCGCGGCCGGCGACTTGTACGTCGACGTGCGCATCAAGGCCGACAAGCGCTTCACCCGCAGCGGCGACGACCTGCATTGCTGGATTCAGGTGCCGATGAGCTGGGCCGCATTGGGTCACGACATGGAGATCGACACCTTCGACGGCAAGCAGAAGGTGACCGTGCCGGCCGGATGCCAGCCCGAGGAGACGATTGTCCTGAAGAACCTGGGCGTCACCAAGCTGCGCCAATCCGGCGAGCGCGGCGATCTCGTCGCCCATGTCAACGTGCACATCCCGACCAAGCTGACCGACTCGGAGCGTTCGCTCATCGAGCAGTTCGCGGCCAGCCACGACGCCTCGGCGTCGCACGTCGCGCAGAGCTCGCGCCCCGCCACCGGCAGCCAGCGCAAGGGGTTTTTCAGTAAGTTGAAGGACGCGCTGAGCTGA
- the hrcA gene encoding heat-inducible transcriptional repressor HrcA: MAQPRRMVVLRAIVEDYIRSQEPIGSAALTKKHDLGVSSATIRNDMASLEEEGYLIQPHTSSGRIPTEKGYRYFVDRLSTVVPLSDAQRKGIAAFLSGSVSLQDTLQRAARLLSHITGQVAVVASPSPAKAKVLRVQIVPVSSTLLLIVVITDAGNVAQHTLALSPQPTDITLADVGSVVNGACLGLTFAQAAERVRSLKSSRRESVALLEGLAQVFEAMGDNERSSELYMAGASHLAHRRDIADMAPLFDALEEQIVLMKLMSALSEDTDAYGVGVAIGSETHTPELLHASVVTSGYGNSPASRTEPAESDAGHEDGGGSALGGAAHANTAQTGMARELRITDDADAEPGKMDDGDSVAMPSLDGGSGGSGESSGPVAFVGSIGPTHMDYAATIAAVRAVARYLTRAISSYDDGDGN; this comes from the coding sequence ATGGCGCAACCACGACGCATGGTGGTGCTTCGCGCCATCGTGGAGGATTACATTCGATCCCAGGAGCCGATAGGATCGGCCGCTCTGACGAAGAAGCACGACCTCGGCGTCAGCTCGGCGACCATCCGCAACGACATGGCGTCCCTCGAGGAAGAGGGGTATCTCATCCAGCCCCACACGTCCTCGGGCCGCATCCCGACGGAGAAGGGCTACCGGTACTTCGTGGACCGCCTGTCCACCGTCGTCCCCCTCTCCGACGCGCAGCGCAAGGGAATCGCGGCGTTCCTGTCCGGATCCGTCAGCCTGCAGGACACGTTGCAGCGCGCGGCCAGACTGCTTTCCCACATAACCGGTCAGGTGGCCGTGGTCGCCTCCCCGTCCCCGGCCAAGGCGAAGGTGCTGCGCGTGCAGATCGTCCCCGTCTCATCCACGTTGCTGCTGATCGTGGTCATCACCGACGCCGGCAACGTCGCACAGCATACGCTCGCCCTGTCGCCCCAGCCGACGGATATCACGCTCGCCGACGTGGGATCCGTCGTGAACGGAGCCTGCCTCGGGCTCACCTTCGCGCAGGCTGCCGAACGGGTCCGTTCCCTCAAGTCGTCGCGGCGGGAATCCGTTGCGCTGCTTGAAGGGCTGGCGCAGGTGTTCGAGGCGATGGGAGACAACGAAAGGTCCAGTGAACTGTATATGGCCGGCGCGTCGCACCTGGCCCATCGGCGTGACATCGCCGACATGGCGCCGCTGTTCGACGCGCTGGAGGAGCAGATCGTGCTGATGAAACTCATGAGCGCGCTTTCGGAGGACACCGACGCCTATGGGGTCGGTGTAGCCATTGGTTCGGAGACGCACACGCCGGAATTGCTGCATGCTTCGGTGGTCACCAGCGGCTACGGAAACTCGCCGGCATCCCGGACGGAACCGGCGGAATCGGACGCGGGACATGAAGACGGCGGTGGATCCGCGCTTGGCGGCGCGGCGCATGCCAATACGGCTCAGACCGGCATGGCGAGGGAGCTCCGCATAACGGATGACGCCGACGCGGAGCCCGGCAAAATGGACGATGGCGATAGCGTCGCGATGCCATCTCTCGACGGCGGGTCGGGCGGGTCGGGCGAATCCAGCGGGCCGGTGGCCTTCGTCGGCTCCATCGGACCGACGCACATGGACTATGCCGCGACCATAGCCGCCGTACGTGCCGTGGCCCGGTACCTGACCCGTGCGATATCGTCGTACGATGACGGCGACGGCAACTGA
- the tkt gene encoding transketolase, with protein MTEFKETELDERAINMAKVLSADAVEKDGSGHPGSPVSLAPVAYTLYQHFIKHDPNDPNWEGRDRFILSGGHASLTQYVQLYFSGYGVTLDDLKHFRGGADTRTPGHPEYGLTPGIEMTTGPLGQGFASAIGFAYGERFQRGLLDPETPKEESPFYHKIWAICGEGDIEEGISGEAAALAANQKLGNITVIFDANRIQIEGDTNLVLAEDVLKRFQAYGWYTDEFSFIQPDGSYKEDIEGLAEVIAKAEKAAPDQPKLIKVHSLIAWPTPGKTNDPSSHGSKLGAEAVAGLKKLLGYDPEESFHVDEEALAHARKVAERGLEAHKEWDEKFDAWRKANPDKAALYDRLKAGELPEGFDKALDDLEATFEVGKKVATRGASGSVLNAIAAVMPELWGGSADLGGSNKTDLKGAATFAPAECATKQWPVCNEFGRQLHFGVREFTMGCITNGILLGSHTRPFGGTFFMFSDYERSAVRLAALMEIPNLYVWTHDSVAVGEDGPTHQPVEHLASFRAIPQLEVIRPADAFETAEAYRYFFEKKNTLPGAMVLTRQGVPVLAETAAKAKDGVRKGAYVLVDTEGTPDVILMASGSEVQWAVDAAKTLAGEGIKARVVSMPSMEWFEEQDAEYKEAVLPASVKARVSVEAGVAMPWYKYLGSYGKPVSIEQFGLQGDGAQNMIDLGITAEHVVEAAKASIAEAEAAK; from the coding sequence ATGACCGAATTCAAGGAGACCGAGCTGGACGAGCGCGCCATCAACATGGCCAAGGTCCTGTCGGCCGACGCGGTTGAGAAGGATGGAAGCGGCCACCCCGGTTCCCCCGTCTCCCTGGCGCCCGTCGCCTACACCCTCTACCAGCATTTCATCAAGCATGATCCGAACGACCCCAACTGGGAAGGCCGCGATCGCTTCATCCTTTCTGGTGGCCACGCTTCGCTCACCCAGTACGTCCAGCTGTACTTCTCCGGCTACGGCGTCACTCTGGACGACCTCAAGCACTTCCGCGGCGGCGCGGACACCCGCACCCCGGGCCACCCCGAGTACGGTCTGACCCCAGGCATCGAAATGACCACCGGCCCGCTGGGTCAGGGCTTTGCCTCCGCCATCGGCTTCGCCTACGGCGAACGCTTCCAGCGCGGCCTGCTCGACCCGGAGACCCCGAAGGAAGAGTCCCCGTTCTACCACAAGATCTGGGCCATCTGCGGTGAAGGCGACATCGAGGAAGGCATCTCCGGCGAAGCCGCCGCTCTTGCCGCCAACCAGAAGCTCGGCAACATCACCGTAATCTTCGATGCCAACCGCATCCAGATCGAAGGCGACACCAACCTGGTGCTGGCCGAGGACGTGCTCAAGCGCTTCCAGGCCTACGGCTGGTACACCGACGAATTCAGCTTCATCCAGCCCGACGGCTCCTACAAGGAGGACATCGAGGGTCTGGCCGAGGTCATCGCCAAGGCCGAGAAGGCCGCGCCTGACCAGCCGAAGCTCATCAAGGTCCACTCCCTGATCGCATGGCCGACCCCGGGCAAGACCAACGACCCGTCCTCCCATGGCTCCAAGCTGGGCGCCGAAGCCGTCGCCGGCCTCAAGAAGCTGCTCGGTTACGACCCCGAAGAGTCCTTCCACGTTGACGAGGAAGCCCTCGCCCACGCCCGCAAGGTCGCAGAGCGCGGTCTGGAAGCCCACAAGGAATGGGACGAGAAGTTCGACGCCTGGCGCAAGGCCAACCCGGACAAGGCCGCCCTGTACGACCGTCTGAAGGCCGGCGAGCTGCCGGAAGGCTTCGACAAGGCCCTCGACGATCTTGAGGCCACCTTCGAGGTCGGCAAGAAGGTCGCCACCCGTGGCGCCTCCGGCTCCGTCCTCAACGCCATCGCGGCCGTCATGCCGGAACTGTGGGGTGGCTCCGCCGACCTCGGCGGCTCCAACAAGACCGACCTCAAGGGCGCTGCCACCTTCGCTCCTGCGGAGTGCGCCACCAAGCAGTGGCCGGTCTGCAACGAGTTCGGACGTCAGCTGCACTTCGGCGTGCGCGAGTTCACGATGGGCTGCATCACCAACGGCATCCTGCTGGGCTCCCACACCCGTCCGTTCGGCGGCACCTTCTTCATGTTCTCCGACTACGAGCGCTCCGCCGTCCGTCTGGCCGCCCTCATGGAGATCCCGAACCTGTACGTGTGGACGCACGACTCCGTCGCCGTCGGTGAGGACGGCCCGACCCACCAGCCGGTCGAGCACCTTGCCTCCTTCCGCGCCATCCCGCAGCTTGAGGTCATCCGCCCGGCTGACGCCTTCGAGACCGCCGAGGCCTACCGCTACTTCTTCGAGAAGAAGAACACGCTGCCCGGCGCCATGGTGCTGACCCGTCAGGGCGTCCCGGTGCTCGCCGAGACCGCCGCCAAGGCCAAGGACGGCGTGCGCAAGGGCGCTTACGTCCTGGTCGACACCGAGGGCACCCCGGACGTCATCCTCATGGCTTCCGGCTCCGAGGTCCAGTGGGCCGTCGACGCCGCGAAGACCCTGGCCGGTGAGGGCATCAAGGCTCGCGTCGTGTCCATGCCGTCCATGGAATGGTTCGAGGAGCAGGACGCCGAGTACAAGGAAGCTGTGCTTCCCGCTTCCGTCAAGGCCCGCGTGTCCGTCGAGGCCGGCGTGGCGATGCCGTGGTACAAGTACCTCGGCTCCTACGGCAAGCCCGTCTCCATCGAACAGTTCGGTCTGCAGGGCGATGGCGCGCAGAACATGATCGACCTCGGCATCACCGCCGAGCACGTGGTCGAGGCCGCCAAGGCGTCCATCGCGGAAGCCGAAGCCGCCAAGTGA